TACCCGTAGGTTTTTTTTTACGGCTGTAGCGAATCTTCGCGATGGCCCGTGAGATGGTAGGTTGGCTGACCTCACCGTCCCACAGTTCGGCTAGTTCCCGCTGAGTTTTGTCGCTATGAGCACCGACGAAGGCCTCGAATCTCTCCCAATCGTTGATTTTGGGTGGGCGCTGGGTTCGGGTTCGGGGGGTGGGTTTGATATCGCCGGTTTGGGCTTTGCGCTGACACCACAAGTTGATGGTGTTGCGGCTGATGTTGAACAGTTGACTGGCTTCGCATTTCTTGAGTCCGTCCAACTCGATCGCCTGCATCACATTGCGTCGGAAGTCGTCACTATAGGGTTTAGCCATGGAGAGAGTAGAGGCAAGGGAACTCTTTTAGCATACGTCCTAGCCTTAATGAATGCAGCTATATCACGTCTCATCGGTGTCGGGTGTTGC
The Candidatus Obscuribacterales bacterium genome window above contains:
- a CDS encoding IS630 transposase-related protein, whose product is MAKPYSDDFRRNVMQAIELDGLKKCEASQLFNISRNTINLWCQRKAQTGDIKPTPRTRTQRPPKINDWERFEAFVGAHSDKTQRELAELWDGEVSQPTISRAIAKIRYSRKKKPTGISNETRRNEQPS